From Amphritea atlantica, a single genomic window includes:
- the efp gene encoding elongation factor P: MANYPSNQFKNGLKVMIEGDPCSMVDVEFVKPGKGQAFTRVKLKNLMTGRTWERTFKSNETAESADVMDTDMEYLYCDGEMWHFMDPQSYEQVAADKTAVGDSHLWLKEQDKCLVTLWNNNPISITPPNFVELEVTETDPGLKGDTAQGGSKPAKLQSGAVVRVPLFIEQGDILKIDTRSGEYVSRA, from the coding sequence ATGGCAAATTACCCATCCAACCAGTTTAAAAACGGCCTGAAAGTGATGATCGAGGGTGACCCTTGCTCAATGGTAGATGTCGAGTTCGTGAAACCAGGTAAAGGTCAGGCTTTCACCCGCGTTAAACTGAAAAACCTGATGACCGGGCGTACCTGGGAGCGTACCTTCAAGTCCAACGAAACCGCTGAAAGTGCTGATGTCATGGATACCGATATGGAATATCTCTACTGTGATGGTGAGATGTGGCACTTCATGGATCCGCAAAGTTATGAACAGGTTGCTGCCGATAAGACCGCTGTAGGCGATTCTCACCTGTGGCTGAAAGAGCAGGATAAGTGTCTGGTAACCTTGTGGAATAACAATCCGATATCGATTACACCGCCAAACTTTGTCGAACTGGAAGTGACCGAGACCGATCCGGGTCTTAAGGGTGATACAGCACAGGGTGGCTCTAAGCCCGCAAAACTTCAGTCTGGTGCGGTTGTGCGGGTACCTCTGTTTATTGAACAGGGTGATATATTGAAGATCGATACGCGTAGTGGCGAGTACGTGTCCCGCGCTTAA
- the epmB gene encoding EF-P beta-lysylation protein EpmB has protein sequence MNSSIQLPDTWQTLLSQTLESPEALIRYLGLPDYLLEGANRASLEFAMRIPRPWLDRIEKGNPDDPLLRQVLPLGQELDEVPGFTQDPLEEMHSNPVDGLIHKYKGRVLVILTGACAINCRYCFRRHFPYAENRLGPQQWQKILDYIAADSTITEIIFSGGDPLVSSDSRLQQLITDLEQIPHLTRLRIHSRLPVVLPQRVTGSFVSVLKQTRLKVVTVIHSNHPQELDNHVATAMQRLTQAGITVLNQAVLLRGINDSAATLKQLSEQLFNIGVLPYYLFTFDPVKGAAHFDLPDDEARQLLKQLQDQLPGYLVPRLAREIPGRGAKTLLFADQE, from the coding sequence ATGAACTCATCAATTCAGTTGCCCGATACCTGGCAGACCCTCCTCAGCCAGACATTAGAGAGCCCGGAAGCACTGATTCGCTATCTTGGACTGCCGGACTACCTGCTGGAAGGTGCCAACCGGGCCAGCCTGGAATTTGCAATGCGGATCCCCCGCCCCTGGCTGGACCGTATCGAAAAAGGCAATCCGGATGATCCGCTGCTCCGTCAGGTTCTGCCGCTGGGACAAGAGCTGGATGAGGTGCCCGGGTTTACCCAGGATCCGCTGGAAGAGATGCACAGCAACCCGGTTGACGGGCTGATTCATAAATATAAAGGCCGGGTACTGGTAATTCTGACCGGCGCCTGTGCGATCAACTGCCGCTACTGTTTCCGGCGTCACTTTCCCTATGCTGAAAACCGTCTTGGGCCACAGCAGTGGCAGAAGATTCTCGACTACATTGCGGCAGATAGCACGATCACCGAAATTATCTTCTCCGGTGGCGATCCGCTGGTATCGAGTGACTCGCGCTTACAACAACTGATCACTGACCTTGAGCAGATCCCCCATCTGACCCGCCTGCGTATTCACAGCCGGCTGCCGGTCGTGCTGCCCCAGCGGGTTACCGGGTCCTTCGTCAGTGTCCTGAAGCAGACCCGCCTTAAGGTGGTGACCGTTATCCACAGCAACCACCCTCAGGAACTGGATAACCACGTTGCCACAGCGATGCAGCGGCTGACACAGGCGGGTATTACCGTGCTGAATCAGGCGGTGCTGCTGCGGGGTATTAACGACAGTGCCGCCACCCTGAAGCAACTCAGTGAACAGTTGTTCAATATAGGTGTGTTACCCTACTACCTGTTTACCTTTGATCCGGTCAAAGGTGCGGCGCATTTCGATCTGCCGGATGATGAAGCCAGACAGCTGTTAAAACAGTTGCAGGATCAGCTACCAGGCTATCTGGTCCCCAGACTGGCCCGTGAAATTCCGGGACGGGGCGCAAAAACCCTGCTGTTTGCTGATCAGGAGTAG
- a CDS encoding glucosaminidase domain-containing protein: MNATTKHTPLQTVLLFIAALTFGFGALVQIADRRAQTAVPVVYKSLQTPADIVLLSNPVKAVAYTSVVSLAKLPVADKKQRFIALLLPAILISKQHLKQQRNRLDQLLSKSRLTTDEQAWLDQLQAVYGTTGSPAELRKRMIGLPNSLILAQAAIETGWGSSRFFVQANNVFGVWSFDPTEKRIMASQRRDGKAVYVKRYGSLLGAIEDYFLTLGRGSAYTELRLAAQHSQDSLVLIKHLHRYSELGNDYVERLNGMIRHNRLKRYDSYQL, encoded by the coding sequence ATGAACGCAACCACAAAACACACCCCACTACAGACGGTATTATTGTTTATCGCCGCACTGACGTTTGGCTTCGGCGCCCTGGTGCAGATCGCTGATCGGCGTGCTCAGACAGCGGTCCCGGTAGTCTACAAGTCCCTGCAGACACCCGCCGATATTGTTCTTCTTAGCAATCCGGTTAAAGCCGTTGCCTACACCTCGGTGGTGTCACTGGCGAAACTACCGGTGGCCGATAAGAAACAACGTTTTATAGCGCTGCTGCTGCCGGCCATTCTGATCAGCAAGCAGCATCTGAAACAGCAGCGAAACAGGCTCGATCAGTTACTCTCAAAATCCCGCCTGACGACCGATGAACAGGCCTGGCTGGACCAGCTCCAGGCGGTGTACGGTACAACAGGCTCTCCCGCAGAACTGCGCAAGCGAATGATCGGTCTGCCAAACAGCCTGATACTGGCTCAGGCAGCCATTGAAACCGGCTGGGGAAGTTCACGTTTTTTCGTGCAGGCGAACAATGTGTTCGGCGTCTGGTCGTTTGATCCGACCGAGAAGCGCATTATGGCGAGTCAGCGGCGCGATGGTAAAGCGGTCTACGTCAAGCGCTACGGCTCGTTACTCGGTGCAATTGAGGATTATTTTCTCACGCTGGGGCGGGGCAGCGCATATACCGAGCTGCGCCTCGCAGCCCAACACTCTCAGGACAGTCTGGTACTGATAAAACACCTGCATCGCTACAGTGAGCTCGGCAATGACTACGTTGAACGGCTCAACGGTATGATCCGGCATAATCGC